In the genome of Carnobacterium pleistocenium FTR1, one region contains:
- a CDS encoding phage holin, LLH family, which produces MEQIQTALIGALGTIIVSLIGVITKKVVAFLDEKGINEKLNRKQYLVDIAVNAAEQIWQNEDGSIKLANARKEAIKLLNENKINITDVELQNLIEASVKAMNDAFNSTKVGVIELEKVGKE; this is translated from the coding sequence ATGGAACAAATACAAACGGCTCTTATTGGAGCGTTAGGAACTATAATAGTTAGCTTGATTGGAGTCATTACCAAAAAGGTAGTGGCTTTTTTAGATGAAAAAGGAATCAATGAAAAACTTAACCGGAAACAATATCTAGTGGATATTGCCGTTAATGCTGCTGAACAGATTTGGCAAAATGAAGATGGATCAATTAAGTTGGCCAATGCTCGTAAAGAAGCAATTAAATTGTTGAATGAAAATAAAATTAACATTACAGATGTGGAATTACAAAACTTAATTGAAGCATCTGTAAAGGCTATGAATGATGCATTTAATAGCACTAAAGTCGGAGTTATTGAATTAGAGAAAGTGGGGAAAGAATAA
- a CDS encoding N-acetylmuramoyl-L-alanine amidase, with protein sequence MVEIINKNVAGGIAGRRSGNPKGAVIHNDYGAMTPKDYVSWLAKRKANGQLNLGFAQYYINRDQIARIEDTFNKAWHTATNEGNGWFLGYEVTQSFGDVVTDAEFIENENMTFMQVAEDFHFYGLKPNTTTIRLHKQFSSTSCPHRSWELHGWSNSSVQNYFVKKVKEYMNLGKTVDQMIKATNKKVVIIAGSGHIETEGWKTMNNLTVGMTGKSRRLEAFNLIVKVDGKPVNVKGSLHIEDLGDVTNNTNLFGTMGISKRIESVKLNIDAAIEYRVHQQSSGWSKWTKNNQWCGIKGKRKRIEAIQFRVVQ encoded by the coding sequence ATGGTAGAAATTATTAATAAAAATGTTGCTGGTGGAATTGCTGGTAGACGATCTGGAAACCCAAAAGGAGCCGTAATTCATAATGATTATGGTGCCATGACACCTAAAGACTATGTTTCATGGCTTGCTAAGCGCAAAGCTAACGGTCAATTGAATTTAGGGTTTGCACAATACTATATTAATCGTGATCAAATAGCTAGAATTGAAGATACTTTTAATAAAGCGTGGCACACAGCAACCAACGAAGGTAACGGTTGGTTCTTAGGTTACGAAGTTACACAAAGCTTTGGTGATGTTGTGACGGATGCTGAGTTTATAGAAAACGAAAACATGACATTTATGCAAGTAGCTGAGGACTTCCATTTTTATGGTTTGAAGCCAAATACAACCACAATCAGACTGCATAAACAATTTTCAAGTACGTCATGCCCTCATCGTTCGTGGGAATTGCATGGGTGGTCAAATAGTTCTGTACAAAATTACTTTGTCAAAAAAGTTAAAGAATATATGAATTTAGGGAAGACGGTGGATCAAATGATAAAAGCAACAAATAAAAAAGTGGTGATTATTGCTGGTTCTGGTCATATTGAAACAGAAGGCTGGAAGACAATGAATAATTTAACTGTTGGAATGACGGGTAAATCTAGAAGATTAGAAGCATTCAATTTGATTGTTAAAGTGGATGGTAAGCCAGTCAATGTCAAAGGTTCATTGCATATTGAGGATTTAGGTGATGTAACAAACAACACAAATTTGTTTGGAACAATGGGAATCTCTAAGAGAATTGAATCGGTTAAACTAAACATAGATGCAGCTATAGAATACCGAGTTCATCAGCAATCCTCTGGATGGTCTAAATGGACTAAGAACAATCAATGGTGTGGTATTAAAGGAAAAAGAAAACGAATTGAAGCGATTCAATTTAGAGTTGTTCAATAG